ccctgccttcctcccttctcagcaCCTCTATGCTGCAGCTAGGCCTGGGATAAAAGCCAAGGTGTCTTCTCAGAGACCAGGGCAGAAAAATGCACCTCTCCAAAACGAGGATTTAGGCTGAGTCCACAGGAGGCCTCTGTCATAAAGCAAAGGAAGCATCTCCCTGCCCAACCTGCTGTGGTTTGACATGTCTTTGATTTCTTGTGTGCATCAGAGTATCTACACTTGTTTTTCCCTCAAATCAGCCATTTGGATCTGCAACTTCCAAATCTAAATGTTCCTTCCAGGTGGTGTGCAGATTTTGCACTGCTTTGTAAAGCAGCTGCTCAGGAGAGCCAGTGGCTGCCACAGAGTTGGGCAATGAAGATAAAAGAAGTCCCACTTGGATGCCACTCTTGTACGGGCTCAGACCCAGCTAGTCACAGTCGGCAACGGCTGTGAGCCCACCTGGAAAGCTGCCTGTCCCTCTGGCAACTCCAAAACTAACTTTGCCCAATGAACTCCAAGTCCCAGGTGAGGAAACTTCAGGCGCAAGTGGGACCCCTGGCCACTGTTGACCATTTGTGCGTTTGAAGAGGGGCAACCACCCCCAAGGCCAAAACCACTGAGACACAATCCTCCCTTCCCCCCGCCACCCCCCGCTGTCTCCCGCTGCAATGATCCTTTCCGGGttcagcatttcttttcttttctttctttctttttgcgtTTGTACCCTTAAAGTTTGAGGATGACTTGCagcaggtgaaggggaagcaagctgCACTTCTGTCTCCCATGggggagattttttttcttagtgctGACAGTGCCCAGCTGAAAAGGAATGGGGATCTGTACCACTAGAAGACAGAGGGTGCCAGGACTCTAAGAACCCAGATCCCTTCAATTTGTAACCCAGAGCTTGGGTTCCTTTCGATTCCCAGGCACACACAGGTTAAACCCctcacatttgaaaatcaatttcaAACAAATCAAACcagtcaacacacacacacatttataaggCAGCCGATGTGGGGGCAACTTTTGGAGGGCCGTTGCCCAAaagagttctctctctctctcctttaatGCGGGAAACTCTGGAGACCAGGACCTTTCCTGAGGGCATAAAATCTACTTCAACTTCTGAAGATTCAAGTACCCTCTATCCCCGGCCCTACAATTGCTCAGAGATGCCCAGTCTCATACATTTAATGGCAAGAGAGTGACAGCTTCCCCTGCCCCCTACAATAGAGCACAATTCACAGTTCTAGAATCCCAGGGCCTGCAAGTGGTAAGAAAGAAAgatttacaaaacagaaaaactaagcagaatagaaatgtttgttttaattcCTAGTGTCCCTCTGGTCTTTCACTTCCATGACCTTACTCAGGCGCAGAGACACCGCGCATGAAGGGACCTTGATCCGAGCTGGGCTTGGCTGCCCTCAGATCACCAATGTCAGGGAGCCGATGCCTGCCAAGTCCCCCAGCAAGTGCGCCGCCCAAGGCGCCACCGCTTACCTCGCTCGCTCAGGATGCCATCTATGCTGTGTTTGGCCTTCTTCTCGctttcctctgcctccttcctctccAAGTCGGCCTCCTCCTCTTCACCTTTCCCGAATTTACTCCTCAGGATGCGGCTGATGGAACTCACTGGGGgcgggaggaggaaggaagcaagggagtGCACGTGGTTGAGACAAGCGGGGCTGTGCGGGAAGGACCACCCCACCAAACCCCAGCCAGGGCCCTAGAGCCGCTGCCCTGCACTGCTTGGGTGTCTCCTCCTGCATCTCTGGACATCCTCATCCTTCTCCAGCCCTCTCATCCTGCCACTCAAACCCCCCTCCCTATTATCTGTATCTCGGTACTGAAAGACGGAGCCTGGGAAAACCGTGCCTCCAAGTTAGGGCCGGATGCCATCTTTGTCCCTCTATTCTGGGCAGGAAGCATTTCCCTTCTTGGACTCCGAAGACCGGGCTCTAGGTCTTCAATCTAAGAGGATTCTCCCACCAGCCCACCGGgtaccctccttcctccccacctgaATGCATGGATCCTGCGGTTCGCCTTAAGGGAGGAAGAACCAAAGCCGACTTGTCCgcgccccccgccccaccccccgcaaatcaagtttctttttttcttttcttctctttttttttttctttaaggctaTAAAGGGTTTAAATTTCAACTGCAGAATCGTTTCCTAttgtaaaaatcaaaagaaaatgcacTCTCTCCCACTTATTTTTTCCAGATTCCAGTCTGGTAAACAAATCCATGCTCTGAAATATATGTTTCTCGCAGAGGGAAAAAGGGAGTttccttttaattaaaaacaaaccctCCCGTGTGCCCTCTCGCTGGCCCCGTGCTCGCCCCTCTTCTCCCTCCGCCTCCCCCAGGCTGCCGTGGCGGAGGGCTCCGGACCGTCCCTGAGACTCTCGGGGGAAATCGAGGCCGTTGTGGAAGCCTCCACGGCTTTGCGCACCCGGCAAAGTCCCTCCCGGCGCGGGCCCCATCTCCCTTCGGTTGGGGTTACCAaaacatttgtttctctttaaaaGGGAACATCAATATTAATAAACGCTCTGCCTCCGCCTCACGTTTCCTGCCCTGCCTCCTCGACAGAAATCTTCTCTGGGGAGTCCTCAGCGGTGGTCTCGCCACCCTCCGCCCCCAGGACAAGCAGCTCACCCCTCCCTCCATAAAGTGCCAAGAACGCCGGGTTGGTAAATATTTCAGGGCCTCGTGAGAGGCCAGCTCCCAATAGCTGAGATCGATAATTGGGGTGATTACGTCTTGGTCGACCTGCCGAGGCAATAGCGACTGACTGTCGCGCCTCGGGGAGACGTTAATGGGCCTAGTACCTGAGGGCACTGTGTTTCGATCACAGACCGCGTCCTTGAGTAATTTGTCTCGGATTTCCCAGCTGAACATGCCCGGGTTCTCTCTTTTGTATTCCTCAATTTTCTTCTCCACGTCAGGCGTTGTCACCTGCTTTAAGAGAACAGGCGGGCAGGCGTTGGTACCCGGTACCCTGGGCCAGGTGGCGGCTGCCCCACCGCCTCTGGGCCTGTTGGGATGTTCCTCCCTGAATCCTATGGGACGGTCCCCTTTTGTGAGCAAAAAGACCCCCACTCTCTGAGGCACTTTAGAAAGGGGCAGATAAGAACACATCCCATCCCATCCTGGAGCAGCCTGGGAAGACTCTACCTCCCCCAGACAAGCCCCAGACAACCGGGATAAATTCAGAATTATAACATCTTGATGGGGGTTGGGTGGGGTTATACTTTCTCATCCCTGGAAATAAGGCAACTGCTTACACAGAACCAAATGAAAACGAAACTAAAAAAGCGATGCTTGAAAAAGTAGCTGAAAAATCAAGTTAAATCTGCAACTTGTGCTTTTCCAAAGGGATATTTATGCTAAAGTGAAGACTGAAATGTAAAGGTACGTATCTGGGTTTTTAAAACTTCGAGTCGATAACAAATATCACTTGAGAGACTGACTCTTCTCTCTACccccaatatattttttaaaaagaagaagaaggttcTAAAGATTCTTAGAAAGGCTGTGAAAGGGTTTCAGTaggtgggaaggaagaggagggtgtTTGGAGGTCTTCAGTTTACCATAACCCTCTTGATTTTGCCCCGTGGCAactagaagaaaagacagaacttGTGTAATTCCCTCCCACTCAGCTCTAGCTGGTGTgactctttgtttttaaaaagggaacCAGAATAATTTGAGGATAGCAACAAactgcttatttttttaatggagtcacTGGCTTATTACAAAGAAAACTGATCACCCTAGTTTTTGACTCATTGAAAACAATTTGCACTGGGGGAGACTGAGGGCGTGGTTTGGGAGACAAACCATTATAAAACCTAAAGAGGTTCCTTACATTCGTTTTGGAAAGGACGGTGCCATGGGTGGGAGCTGGGAAGACATTTAGGAAAGAAATTGGCAACAGGTGGGCACATAGAGCTTGCCTGCTTTAGGTGTTTatccattaaaataatttgatgagGATTCCAAGGCTTAtgggctttaaaaaacaaatgttatttttcctttgcaaaaAAGGCGAGAGCTTTCCCTAAGTGTTCACCAAGAAGTGCCCAGGGCgcgcgcacacatacacacacacccctttacACAACTTCACAAACCTCAGTAATAACTCATTGGAGAGCCCCAGATGTTAGCCGTTGCCTCCCGCCCGCTCTTTCCCAACACAGGGGACCACAGTCTGGGAGCCAGGAGGGCAAGGCCCGCTTGCTCACCTTGGGCTTGCTGCCGCCGATGGCACCAGGACGTATGGAGCCGGTCTCCTGGTACCTGCACAGGATCTTGGAGACGCAGCCGTGGGACACGCGCAGCTGGCGCGAGATGACGCAGGGCCGGATGCCGTGGTGGGCCATCTCCACGATCTTGTGGCGGATGTGGTTGGGCAGCGGCCTGCCGTTGATAAAAACGCCGCCGAGCTGGTTGACGCGGCCCTGGCCGAGGGGAGTGGACACTGTGGGAAGGTGAAAAAGAGAAGCAAGGGAAAAGTcactggaggaaaataaaaagcaaagaacagCAGCACGTAATTTCGCAGTCTTCTGGCCTATCCTCATGTTACAGCACCGACACTGAAACTGCTCGACATCGGACTCCCAGACCCAGACCTCCTTTCAATCACATTTGTTCAAATTATTCAGCAATATAGCGCATGTAATCTTGTGTAAAGACAGCAAATGGGGCAAAATAATTCTCCCCGGAGAAAGCGTCTTCCCCTTCGGGCCCGGGAGGAGTGGCAACTTAGGAGATCCTACAGCTGGTAGAGAGTCTAGCTTGCTCTAGAAACAGCCTCCTGGGAAAGAGAAGTTCACCCAGGAGCTGGCCTTGATGAACTCTGCTCCCATCGATCCCTGTCCAATTGGGATCGCTCCCTTTCTAAGGGACTTGGGCGAGCTGATAGCCCTTGGGGCTTCTAGCCAAAAGTGCAGCAGCCAAGGGTTAAAGAGGGTCCAGAAAGGAGGCCCAAACAGCAGTGCCTGTGTCACCTGTTACATCTTGGGACAGAGACCACAGCAGCGGCAGGGCTGCTCCTGGGCCCCCTAGCCCCCATTCTTGCTCTGGGTGTTACATTCTACTCTAGGCTGGGCGTGAAGGGGGTGGGTTGGGGGGGCGATGAGCATCTCTGCTGGGGCGCCCTAACCTCGAAAACCACTGGAAGGGGCTCAGGCTTGCAAGGCTTCCTGCCTCCCTgggattcccagaatcttcaagtggactgAAAGGCGATTCCTAAACAAGTTATAGAAACTTCTAGATGCTATTTGAGATAAATAgaattctaatttatttaattattctaaaAATTCCAATCACAATGGCGCGGCGTTGGCCACCACAAATTTGCAGGGCAAAAACAATGCTTCCTGAACTAACATATGTTTCACAAGTGTGGGCGCAGCCGGGACAGTTTCGAGACAATTTCGAATGGACGAATTGCGGAGAAGTTGTTTCTGCCTCTCAGAAGCCGGTTCCCCTCCTTCTCCACCGCAGCATTTCCAAAACAACAGGGGCAAGTCGCCCCGGCCCGCTGCAGGCCTGGCCGCCCAGCTCCGCCAGGATTTGCAGAGAGCAGCGCGCTCCATTTGCAGAAAGGAAATCGAGTAGGTCCTCGCCCCCGACTGGTGCTTCTTGGGGTGTGGGGTGCCCGGGGAATGGGCTTCCTGGAAGCACCAAAGGAGCCTGCGGAGCCTGGGGATGGGGTGAGGCAGCCAGTCCCAGGCCCTGGGATCCAGGCGGCGCGCTGAGGCCCTCCCTTACCTTCCAGCGGGAACCCGCTGCGCGGGTAGTTCTGACCCGGGCCCGGCCGCATCATCCTGGGCACAGCGCCGGCCAGCGTGGTCATCCTGGGGGCAGCTTCGCTCGGAAATTATATCCAGGTGAAGGCGAAACGGAAAGGCGAGTGCGGCGCGGGTGACCCTCGGGAACTATCCGGAGCGTGGAGAGCCCCTCCCCAAAACggctggagagagagggagggacgcAGGGTGGGGGGCTGTCGGTTCCTAGTCCAGAGGCCGGAGCTGGAACCCGGGAAAGGGGAGGACGGGGAGGCTCCGGAGTCCAGGATCCCGAGCCCAGGGCGGAAAAGTTTGGTACGAGTCTGGGCAAATGTTCCAGCGACTGGGGTCCCTGAAAAGGGGGCTCAGAGAGCCACGGGGAGCCGGGGAGCCGGGTGAGGCGGGAGAACGGCCTGCCTGAGTCTTCTCCTGTGGTGACACCGAATGCGGGGATCCGGGCTCGGGAGCATTTATTAGTTCTTTTACCCAAAGCTTGGTCAGGAGCCCTGAGCTGCGATTGGCCGACGGGGAGACCGTCCCGGGTGGCGGAGACACGCGCTGATTGGGCAACAGCGGCCACTTTCTCTTCCCATCTCTGGTGGTGCCGAGGCCTCTGCTGGCCCCGAGGGGGACCCGCGCTGCGCCCCTTGCCCAGGAGAGAAGGGTGGCCTGGTGGAAACTGAGAGAGACAGCCCCAGGGAGATGGCAGTTGCTGAGGGCGgagaagtctctctctgtctctctgtctctggctgtcactgtgtgtgtgtgtgtgtgtgtgtgtgtgtgtgtgtgtgtgtgtgtgtgtgtgtctttctctgatctctctttccgtgactttctatttctctctctgtctctttctgtgcctctgtgtgtgtgtctcgcTCAGCCTCTATTCCTCTTGTGATTTCCTGTGTCTCTCTATACGTCTCATTTTTTCTACCTGTAGGTCTCGCTCTCATTTCTCTTGGCTTACTGCCACTGGAGGGGGCACAATTCCAATAAGAAGGGATCTGGGGCCCCAGACATATTTCGCTTTGCTTCCTGTGGTCAGTGCCCCTTGGCCTAGGCTTGTTAAGGGGTCCTCCCGATGGGGTTCCTCCCAGGAGGAGTCCAGGGTGCGCTGATGTTCTTTTGTCTTCTCCGTCTGCAAGCGCGACTAGTGTGAAGCACAGGCAGCCGTCGCTAGGCCCAAGCACTCGTTAGTTGAAGGCTGGGGGTATGGGGGAGGGTGCAGAAAAAAACCTGGCTCCTCTTCTTGATTTAAAAACCGCTCTGGCAAGCTGCGGTTCTAAATCTCTACGTATAGATCCCCGATGCGCCGACAGAGATGTGTCTATATGTTAAAGTTTTGCCCGGGTGCAGCGTTTGTTCTCAGGAATTTATTATGGCATTCAGACTAAACtgctggaaaaataaaaggaacgaAGTCTTGGCTAGGAGCTGAAGTGTCCCCAGCAGGATATGACGCCAGGAGTGTTGTAAAGACTGTCTGTCCTTAGAGAAGGTACCATTGTGCATAGGCTTTTATTTATAACTTGGTAAGTGCCAGCGAACTCGCCTCCTTCACACCCCCGAGTGCCAGCCCCGCGCTCTGCACTGAGCTTTATTCGCTCGAGTCTATTCAGGGACTGTCACTCCGGGGCCGCGAGGTATTCAGGGCCTTAATCAATCAAAAGGATGAGAATCGGGCAGGTTTTTCCCTTTGAAATAATGGAAACAATGACTTCTGGGCTTCAAGTTCCCCCTTTTCCTTTTAcgatttttgaatttttcctgCGCCTGGAGGGAGTTctccactcctctctctctctgtcctcctcccccacctcctttGACAGTTTTGACGTGAACTCGGGCCCCCAACCCTACTTCCCCATTCCATAATTAAGGCAAACTCAGAAGGCAAGATGTGGTTGGGGGGGGTGTGTGGGGTATAGCTGCTCAGCAGTCCACAAGTTGGTCCTTTAAAAACCCACCCACCATTGGGGAAAACAGACAAGCTTTCAGCCTGCCTGATGCCAGAAGGCTTGGTTGACCGTCAGAGCCACGGAGACAGGTCTCAGGAGACTCCCAAAAATGTCTGGACCCATGAGGGAGGCATGGGCCTTATTTAACCTGGTTTTACATAAAATGATTCAATTTTTTCAAGGggaaaattttctcattttctttttaaggagtTGGGTCCACTAAAGCCtgtgtacatattttttaagCCACTTCTCAGCGATAGCATTTTGAGAGCTAGactttttccaagttttcttcttCCCAAAAGTTGAGCAGAGTCGAAAGAGCACTTTCTGGGGTCAGCAGTAATTGCTGGGTGAAGGAGGTACCCGAAGTGTAATTACAAGCAGGCAAATGTAGGCTCAACTCTCAGCTAAAATAAACTCTGGGACCCCGCGAGCAGTTAAAGAACATCTAGGGCTGAATCTCATTTGTTTCTGAGCCGGAGGCTTGGTCTCCAAGCCCTCCCAGCGTCCACCCGTCTCTCTCCTGCCGGGAGTTTTCTCTCCGGAGAGCCGGCAGATGCTGGAGGGAGGCGCTTGCTGCAAGATTCCTTCTCCCGGTCCCGTAGACTGCGGAGTCCGCGGGACCGTTGAACGGAGGTACTGCCGGCTGAGCTGGGTCTTAAGTGCCCGTGGGGGCTGGTTCATAAACTAGCCGTCACTTgctataaaaatgtacaaatggaGGCCACGGGGATGCGAGGGTGCTGGGGGCCTAAAGCTCCGGAATCAGGAGGCgactcattttctctcctttccggcctctttctcttctgccaaGCGCTCTGAGGTTCATATGTACCCAGATGATCAGCTCGGCCCTTCTCCACTGGACAGTGGCCAGAGGTCCCTGGAGACCCGGAGAGGGGTGGGTGCTCACCCTTAGGGTCTGGACAGCTGGGCCACATCCAAAGACTTCATGACTCTAAATTTCTTGTGGCCTGTGTCCCCCAAGTCCGACCTGGGATGGCCAGGACAGCAAAGTTGGCTGAGGCTGCCCGGCCTAGGGCGCCCGCACGCCACCAAACCTAACCCGGCTCAGAGCCGGGGACTCCGCAGAACAGGGCGCAACAGGTCTCAGGAATGCCCGGTGATTCCAGCCACTCTTTCTCTATCTCCAAGGCTTGGGCctcccctttatttctttctgaagtCTCTCCGGAGCCCAAgtcaccccacccccaaaccccGCAGCCGGATGGGAGTCCAGGCCACTTCCCTATCCGGAGCCGGTGGGACAAGGAGTCCTGGTGCCAAATTTGGCCGCGGTACAGGCGCTAATTGGTAAAGGGATGACCCAGCGGTGGGGTTTGGAAGGCGAGGGCCCGCGCCCTGCATCCTTGAACCCTGGTTTGGGAGGCAGTGGCTTTTCCCCGGAGTAACAAATTACCCAGAAAGCATCAGGAGGACTCTCCACAACGGTGTTGTGAACGAGTGTAGCGTCCACTCACGCTCTGTACACGTTCGAAATGAAACTGGAGACTTGAAGACGATATTTGGAtaatttgaccaaaaaaaaaaaaaaaattggggggagATAGCTTCCGTTGTCCCCTCTGCGCCTCTGACTCCAGTTTCAGAGACACTACAGGTGAAATTAACAGCGGGCTGGCTGTCCAGGCCTGGGTGGAGCATGCCCTTGTTAGCTTGAAGGTTCTCCCTCGCAGCCCGTTTGGATGCGTGCGTCTACAGCCCAGTCGCACTTGGGTGACTTCGGCCTGGGCTGTGAACCACCCTTCAGCGCACAGCCTCCGCACTTGGGGACACTGGCACAAGGGTTTCATGGCCCGTGGACTTCTCAGGGCCTCTGAGAGATGACTTCATACTCAGCCAGACACAGATCTTAAGAGGATATTATGATCTATGCAAAATAATGTCCCTGACCTAGTGGGGAGCGGGGGTGGCTTCTGCCACCCAGGCCTTTTTCGTCCTGTCTGAAGGGTCGAGCTCTGGCAGGCTGACATGGTCAAGCAGAGAAGCTCCTGGCCACCCGCCCGGCCCCAGGCGTGACTCTCAGGATGCAGTAAAAGTTGGGCAAACGCCGAGAAACCCTCGATCCCACAGAAAGGCTGCCGGGGGCTCACGGGGAGGACATCAAAAGGCCAGGTTCGTGATCATGAGCTTCCGGTCCGGATGTGATGATACAGGATTGGTGAATGCCCGGGTTAAACCCGTGGTCTTTCGCAGCCCCTGCCTCAGTGACCGTCATTAGGCCCCCCGCAGTTATTTGTCAAAAGCATTGGCGCCGCTCTTCTCCCCATCGAAAAATCAGTCGGGATGAGTTCGGATTAAGGGACTAGATGAGGATGCGGACATCTCATTGAAAACGTGGTGTAGGCCAGCCGAAGTGGGTTTGCTCTTTCAGCTGGGGAGCCCCAGGGAACGTGTGAGCGGGTTTACAATAAAGAACACATGGTTtgtgggaaaaaaggaagggagaaggaaaataggaaaggaaaaagaaaagagggaaagaagagagacgtacttttttttaaaggcagtgagggagggagagaagaataaATCTCACAGCAGCTGGTCTCCTAGTTCATTTGGgtctgagaaaattatttttaggcatACAAGGAAGACAAGATTCCACAGCCCGATTCTCGGTGCCGGGGGAGGGTGTCTTGTAAAAAATAAGAGTAAGTCCTGTCTAATCTTCCAAAAAATGTTCTGCTCAATTAGGTAAAAGTTCATGGTGGGGTGGGGATGATGTTTAGAAGAGAAATTCTTTGGTAACTGCTCTTTGGTGTGTGTATTCGGGGAGTGTGTGTATTCGgggtgtgtgtaagtgtgtgtgtgaaagGGGTAAGGGTTGAAGGGCCTTATTTAGCTCGGGGACTGTCTTATATTGGGGGCGGGCAGCCTAGGCCTTGGAAAGACCAGAAAATCTGATCTGTGCGGAGGCAGGTGAAGGCTGTGAGTGAGGTGGGGGCGGGAACAGAGTTGGAGGAAGTGAATAAAAGAAACCTTGGGGTCCGTTGGTTTCCTTGACGCCTGGAGCAAAAAAGTAGGCGAGTGACCACTCCAGGAGCTCCTGCCTCCGGGCGCCGGTACACAAAGAGCTTGGGGCTGTGTGTCCTGCTCTTGGGGGAGGAGGGTACTGGGCAGGGGGAATTAACAGGTCTTTCTTTCGCTCGGATCAGGACTGGACTCCTTCTGACTCCACGCGGCCCCAGCTCCTGAACCAGCACAGTGAGCCTCAGCCGCTTCTCAACCTGGGTCTCTTAGAAAATTTCTCCTCGAGACGGATTTCAGCGGCAGGGAAGAGGGGCCAGTGACGCGAGgagcaagaaaagagaaacacgGGAGACGAATGTTCAAACCCAGATCTCCTCGCTGAGCCTGGAAGCTCGCCACCGTGGGATCACGGGAACCAGAGGCAAGAGGCTGCGAATGAGTCCAGCACCCGCTTTCCTCGGATTTTAAAAGCGTACCTGGGGCCAGAGACTGCACAGCCAACTAAACGGAGTAAACGCAACAGGTGGAGGAGGCAGAGTTGCCAGGGGCCAAGCCCGGCGCGATCTGGCCAGTTCTTGGGGAGCGCGGACCTCGGACTGCAGAGAGACGTTTTGAAGAGTGCTGAGCGCACCTGCCTCTCGGAGATACCCAACTCCGCCCGGGCGTCTCCTGAGAACGCACAGTCCACAGACCCCGGGAGGGCTGCCCGCCCTAGGACACGTCCTCTCCCGACCCCTCACTCTTTCAAAATTGGGGAAGAGGCGGAGGAgatgcaaaagaagaaagaaagagagaagaaaagagagaaggaaagaaagaaattttaaaaaataataaaaggagggaagaatgaagggaaaacacgggggagggaagaggggagaaacTCTCATCACCACAACCAAAGCAGGACGCCTAAGCTTCCTGAATTTCTACACATGACTTGCATTAAGTTCCTTCCTAGACCTTAAACTTTTTCATCTCCCGTCACCCAAGAAAACTCCCATTTCctcttttaaataaagtttatttttctggagATGAACCTTTAAACAAGTCGTAGGTTTGGGAGCGAGGGACAAGAGAATAATTTTGATCCAGAACCTTGGAGATTGGAGAACCAGGtggaaaaattctaaaaagatGAAAACTGACCATCTCCGACACAGAAACCAATTGAAAGGGGCCACCAAGACCCGTTGATTTGCTGGAGAGAGCACGCGGCAGAAGTGCAGACCCCTCGCTAACCCGCCAACCTCCTAGAGCCCTCTTGCAGAAAGCTGCCCGGCTCCGCACGGTGGCCCTGCGCGCGCACCATCCTCGCGGTCTCGCTTCTTCGCCCCGGAAAACTCTGTGAGGGGCACCCCAGCCTCAGCCGGGCCAAGAGTTAAGACAAGTAGCCCCAAGAGGAAGGAGCCTCAGAGAGCCTTTCTTCCTGTTCttcttcgttttcttttttttctcaacgAAATCTAATACTATCTGGCTGCAAAAATATATTATCACCGGCTCTGAGCctaagagattaacatttggatATGTAGGAAATGTAATCTGCATGGCTAATTGATTCTCAGCGTATCAGTTTAAAGGATAAAGATCGATATCTACATGATGGATATTGTATTAATAGGGGCATAAATAAAGGCCGAAGAGTCGTTACCACAACCTTTGAAGCTGCTTTTCGGCTCTCGGGCCCTCCACGCggccactgggtctctcccacctCCCCGCCCCCAGCTCCTGCTGTGCAGGGAGCATTTGCTTCCCCCTCCAACCTGGGACCAGGGTGGAGGAGTCTAGGGTTAAAGCGAAAGTGTGTTTCACTGCGGCAACGCTAGGGAAAGGAGGTTCTTTTTTCCTGGGCTGCAGCAGGTGGACAGTAAGGCCCgagaaaatgtagtattttaaCAAAACGCACCACTCCCAGAAACACACGTATACGACCCACACAGGACACAAACAaccacacgtacacacacacacacacacacacacacaatcacgcAGGGCGGGGAGGGTTCTCAGCGTTCCCTGAGCGCCCTTTGGCCTTAGAGACACGGAATAAATGCTTCTTTCCATCCCTCGGCCCCCTCCCAGAGGGCAGCGACGAAAGCCCTGGTCGAGCCCAAGGATCGGTGATCTGGGTTCCTGGAGGTACCCTCTAGATGGGGTAAGGACAGGGAAGGATCAGGAGGCTCTGCGGGAAGTGTGCGGGGCTGGGGGGCGGGGGTGCCCGCCAATGTCCGCAGAAGGCAAGGAGGCCCGCTCGAGGAGGGGTGGATGCAGACAGAGTTGAGTGGGGCCCTGAGCCCCAGGGAGCGCGTCCCGGTAGATCTCGGGGCGAGGGGAACAGGATGGGGTACACTTGATCCGGAACAAGAACGCCTCGGCCCGGCGATTGCCCGTTAGTCCCGG
The sequence above is drawn from the Nomascus leucogenys isolate Asia chromosome 22a, Asia_NLE_v1, whole genome shotgun sequence genome and encodes:
- the PAX3 gene encoding paired box protein Pax-3 isoform X2, with the translated sequence MTTLAGAVPRMMRPGPGQNYPRSGFPLEVSTPLGQGRVNQLGGVFINGRPLPNHIRHKIVEMAHHGIRPCVISRQLRVSHGCVSKILCRYQETGSIRPGAIGGSKPKQVTTPDVEKKIEEYKRENPGMFSWEIRDKLLKDAVCDRNTVPSVSSISRILRSKFGKGEEEEADLERKEAEESEKKAKHSIDGILSERGKVLVSRVSRIKGERERTLLGNGPPKVAPTSAAL